One Streptomyces lincolnensis genomic region harbors:
- a CDS encoding helix-turn-helix domain-containing protein: protein MGDHKEQPLRVGAAVRRRRRALELTLAVVAERSGLSVPFLSQIENDRARPSTGSLEKVADALRTTAVELLAAADPACSVDVVRAEQADPEYAPQVRSLVRGHHQMHASEFTGDHDAGREFQYRNDQLMYVADGAVEIEAEGRAYRLGRGDTLYLTGGVRHRWRATVSDTRVVVVAVAEHIEAVQDRPRR, encoded by the coding sequence ATGGGCGACCACAAAGAACAGCCCCTCCGGGTGGGCGCCGCCGTACGCCGTCGGCGTCGGGCACTGGAGCTCACCCTCGCCGTCGTGGCCGAACGCAGCGGTCTGTCGGTGCCCTTCCTGAGCCAGATCGAGAACGACCGGGCCCGGCCCAGCACCGGCTCCCTGGAGAAGGTCGCCGACGCCCTGCGCACCACCGCCGTCGAACTCCTCGCGGCCGCCGATCCGGCGTGCAGCGTCGACGTCGTCCGCGCGGAGCAGGCCGATCCGGAGTACGCGCCCCAGGTGCGCTCCCTGGTGCGCGGTCACCACCAGATGCACGCCTCGGAGTTCACCGGGGACCACGACGCGGGCCGTGAGTTCCAGTACCGCAACGACCAGTTGATGTACGTCGCCGACGGCGCGGTGGAGATCGAGGCCGAGGGCCGCGCCTACCGCCTCGGACGCGGGGACACCCTGTACCTCACCGGCGGTGTGCGGCACCGCTGGCGGGCGACCGTGTCGGACACCCGGGTGGTCGTCGTCGCGGTGGCCGAGCACATCGAGGCGGTCCAGGACCGGCCACGCCGGTGA